The Streptomyces sp. Mut1 genome window below encodes:
- the tsaD gene encoding tRNA (adenosine(37)-N6)-threonylcarbamoyltransferase complex transferase subunit TsaD, whose protein sequence is MADEPLVLGIETSCDETGVGIVRGTTLLADAVASSVDTHARFGGVVPEIASRAHLEAMVPTIERALKEAGVSGRDLDGIAVTAGPGLAGALLVGVSAAKAYAYALNKPLYGVNHLASHICVDQLEHGPLPEPTMALLVSGGHSSLLLAPDITNDVRPLGATIDDAAGEAFDKIARVLDLGFPGGPVIDRLAREGDPAAIAFPRGLTGSRDPAYDFSFSGLKTSVARWIEAKRAAGEDVPVRDVAASFQEAVVDVLTRKAVRACKDEGVDHLMIGGGVAANSRLRALAEERCERAGIRLRVPRPKLCTDNGAMVAALGAEMVARNRPASDLELSADSSLPVTETHVPGAHAHTHDHDHVHEVSKDNLYS, encoded by the coding sequence ATGGCTGACGAACCGCTCGTACTCGGCATCGAGACCTCCTGCGACGAAACCGGCGTCGGGATCGTCCGGGGCACGACGCTCCTCGCCGACGCCGTCGCGTCCAGCGTCGACACGCACGCCCGCTTCGGCGGCGTCGTCCCGGAGATCGCCTCCCGGGCGCACCTGGAGGCGATGGTCCCCACCATCGAGCGCGCCCTGAAGGAGGCCGGCGTCAGCGGGCGGGACCTCGACGGCATCGCCGTCACCGCGGGCCCCGGCCTCGCGGGAGCCCTGCTTGTCGGCGTCTCGGCGGCCAAGGCGTACGCGTACGCGCTGAACAAGCCGCTGTACGGGGTCAACCACCTCGCCTCGCACATCTGCGTCGACCAGCTGGAGCACGGCCCGCTGCCCGAGCCCACCATGGCGCTCCTGGTCAGCGGCGGGCACTCCTCGCTGCTCCTGGCGCCCGACATCACCAACGACGTGCGGCCCCTCGGGGCGACCATCGACGACGCGGCGGGCGAGGCCTTCGACAAGATCGCCCGGGTGCTGGACCTCGGCTTCCCCGGCGGCCCGGTCATCGACCGGCTTGCCAGGGAGGGCGACCCGGCCGCCATCGCCTTCCCGCGCGGCCTGACCGGCTCGCGCGACCCCGCGTACGACTTCTCCTTCTCCGGCCTGAAGACCTCCGTCGCCCGCTGGATCGAGGCGAAGCGCGCGGCCGGCGAGGACGTGCCGGTACGGGACGTGGCCGCGTCCTTCCAGGAGGCCGTGGTGGACGTGCTCACCCGCAAGGCCGTCCGCGCCTGCAAGGACGAGGGCGTCGACCACCTGATGATCGGCGGCGGTGTCGCGGCCAACTCGCGGCTGCGGGCGCTCGCCGAGGAGCGGTGCGAGCGGGCCGGCATCCGGCTGCGCGTGCCGCGCCCCAAGCTGTGCACCGACAACGGGGCGATGGTCGCCGCGCTCGGCGCCGAGATGGTGGCCCGCAACCGGCCCGCCTCCGACCTGGAGCTGTCCGCCGACTCCTCGCTGCCGGTCACCGAGACCCATGTCCCCGGCGCCCACGCCCACACCCACGACCATGACCACGTGCACGAGGTCAGCAAGGACAACCTGTACTCATGA
- a CDS encoding VOC family protein: MQKVTTFLWFDKNQAEEAADYYISVIGGDSRVLEVTRWTAASPGEEGAVMTVRFQLDGAEYVAFDGGPEFPFSEAVSLSVECDSQEEADRLWTTLSSDGGQESQCGWLKDRFGVSWQIVPPGLGEVLTDPDPEKAARAMKAMLAMKRIDIEALRNA; this comes from the coding sequence ATGCAGAAGGTGACCACGTTCCTGTGGTTCGACAAGAACCAGGCCGAAGAAGCGGCCGACTACTACATCTCCGTCATCGGCGGCGACTCCCGCGTGCTGGAGGTGACCCGCTGGACCGCCGCGTCCCCCGGCGAGGAGGGGGCGGTGATGACCGTACGGTTCCAGCTCGACGGCGCCGAGTACGTCGCGTTCGACGGCGGGCCCGAGTTCCCCTTCTCCGAGGCGGTCTCCCTCTCCGTCGAGTGCGATTCGCAGGAGGAGGCGGACCGGCTGTGGACCACGCTCAGCTCGGACGGCGGGCAGGAGAGCCAGTGCGGCTGGCTCAAGGACCGCTTCGGCGTCTCCTGGCAGATCGTCCCGCCGGGCCTGGGCGAGGTTCTGACCGACCCGGACCCGGAGAAGGCGGCCCGCGCGATGAAGGCGATGCTCGCCATGAAACGGATCGACATCGAGGCCCTGCGCAACGCCTGA
- a CDS encoding polysaccharide deacetylase family protein: MNGRRPGAVTGGRQRARRGRSHLRRRPGHAVLAALLVVAAASGCAAEAGDTGTGQGAKLQAGQPGAPADAPAAGALGTRAAQAERAKLAQAARAVAAKKWGLASTPLAPPAPPAVKPHITTRKGFEVEGQDDSLPPVFTTVPTKDKVVFLTMDDGDDKDPELLKMMSELNIPYSAFLSDYLVRDNYTYFKDAEARGVTLNNHTLNHRYMPGLSYEEQKREICDQQDIIEKQFGKRPRLFRPPYGNYNTDTLKIAKSCGITAVPLWAEEAFPDHMEWREEDLDLHPGDIILTHFRGKKDWKGSMPDLIRSVMKTVTDKGYAVARLEDYV; encoded by the coding sequence ATGAATGGGCGCAGACCGGGTGCGGTGACGGGCGGGCGGCAGCGGGCGCGACGGGGACGGAGCCACCTGCGGCGCCGGCCGGGCCACGCGGTCCTGGCCGCGCTCCTGGTGGTCGCAGCCGCCTCCGGCTGCGCGGCCGAGGCCGGCGACACGGGGACCGGGCAGGGCGCGAAGCTCCAGGCCGGACAGCCGGGCGCGCCCGCCGACGCCCCGGCCGCCGGAGCGCTGGGCACCCGCGCCGCGCAGGCGGAGCGGGCCAAGCTCGCCCAGGCCGCCCGCGCGGTCGCCGCCAAGAAGTGGGGCCTGGCGAGCACCCCGCTCGCGCCGCCCGCACCGCCCGCCGTGAAGCCGCACATCACCACCCGCAAGGGCTTCGAGGTCGAGGGTCAGGACGACTCGCTGCCGCCGGTCTTCACCACGGTCCCCACCAAGGACAAGGTCGTCTTCCTCACCATGGACGACGGCGACGACAAGGACCCCGAGCTGCTGAAGATGATGTCGGAGCTGAACATCCCGTACAGCGCCTTCCTCAGCGACTACCTGGTGCGCGACAACTACACGTACTTCAAGGACGCCGAGGCGCGCGGGGTCACGCTCAACAACCACACGCTCAACCACCGCTACATGCCCGGTCTCTCCTACGAGGAGCAGAAGCGCGAGATCTGCGACCAGCAGGACATCATCGAGAAGCAGTTCGGCAAGCGGCCCCGGCTCTTCCGCCCGCCGTACGGCAACTACAACACCGACACCCTGAAGATCGCCAAGTCCTGCGGCATCACCGCGGTGCCGCTCTGGGCCGAGGAGGCGTTCCCCGACCACATGGAGTGGCGCGAGGAGGACCTCGACCTGCATCCCGGCGACATCATCCTCACCCACTTCCGGGGCAAGAAGGACTGGAAGGGCAGCATGCCCGACCTGATCCGGTCCGTCATGAAGACCGTCACGGACAAGGGGTACGCGGTGGCCCGGCTGGAGGACTACGTGTGA
- the groES gene encoding co-chaperone GroES, whose translation MSTASSKVAIKPLEDRIVVQPLDAEQTTASGLVIPDTAKEKPQEGVVLAVGPGRFENGERLPLDVKTGDVVLYSKYGGTEVKYNGEEYLVLSARDVLAIIEK comes from the coding sequence GTGTCGACCGCCAGCTCCAAGGTTGCGATCAAGCCGCTTGAGGACCGCATTGTGGTCCAGCCGCTCGACGCCGAGCAGACCACGGCCTCCGGCCTGGTTATTCCGGACACCGCGAAGGAGAAGCCCCAGGAGGGCGTCGTCCTGGCCGTGGGTCCGGGCCGCTTCGAGAACGGCGAGCGCCTTCCGCTCGACGTCAAGACCGGCGATGTCGTGCTGTACAGCAAGTACGGCGGCACCGAGGTGAAGTACAACGGCGAGGAGTACCTCGTCCTCTCGGCTCGCGACGTGCTCGCGATCATCGAGAAGTAG
- the groL gene encoding chaperonin GroEL (60 kDa chaperone family; promotes refolding of misfolded polypeptides especially under stressful conditions; forms two stacked rings of heptamers to form a barrel-shaped 14mer; ends can be capped by GroES; misfolded proteins enter the barrel where they are refolded when GroES binds), whose product MAKILKFDEDARRALERGVNKLADTVKVTIGPKGRNVVIDKKFGAPTITNDGVTIAREVELDDPYENLGAQLVKEVATKTNDVAGDGTTTATVLAQALVREGLRNVAAGASPAALKKGIDAAVKAVSEELLATARPIDDKSDIAAVAALSAQDAQVGELIADAMDKVGKDGVITVEESNTFGLDLDFTEGMAFDKGYLSPYMVTDQERMEAVLDDPYILIHQGKIGSIQELLPLLEKVIQAGGSKPLLIIAEDVEGEALSTLVVNKIRGTFNAVAVKAPGFGDRRKAMLGDIATLTGATVIAEEVGLKLDQAGLDVLGTARRVTVSKDDTTIVDGGGKSDEVAGRVNQIKAEIDATDSDWDREKLQERLAKLAGGVCVIRVGAATEVELKEKKHRLEDAISATRAAVEEGIVSGGGSALVHAVKVLEGNLDKTGDEATGVAVVRRAAVEPLRWIAENAGLEGYVITSKVAELDKGQGFNAATGEYGDLVKAGVIDPVKVTRSALENAASIASLLLTTETLVVEKPAEEEPEAGHSHGHSH is encoded by the coding sequence ATGGCGAAGATCCTGAAGTTCGACGAGGACGCCCGTCGCGCCCTTGAGCGCGGCGTCAACAAGCTTGCCGACACGGTGAAGGTGACGATCGGCCCCAAGGGCCGCAACGTCGTCATCGACAAGAAGTTCGGTGCTCCCACCATCACCAACGACGGTGTCACCATCGCGCGCGAGGTCGAGCTGGACGACCCGTACGAGAACCTCGGTGCGCAGCTGGTGAAGGAGGTGGCGACCAAGACCAACGACGTGGCCGGTGACGGTACGACCACCGCCACCGTGCTCGCCCAGGCGCTCGTCCGCGAGGGTCTGCGCAACGTCGCCGCGGGTGCCTCCCCGGCCGCCCTGAAGAAGGGCATCGACGCCGCGGTCAAGGCCGTCTCCGAGGAGCTCCTCGCGACCGCCCGCCCGATCGACGACAAGTCCGACATCGCCGCCGTCGCCGCGCTCTCCGCGCAGGACGCCCAGGTCGGCGAGCTCATCGCGGACGCGATGGACAAGGTCGGCAAGGACGGTGTCATCACCGTCGAGGAGTCCAACACCTTCGGTCTGGACCTCGACTTCACCGAGGGCATGGCCTTCGACAAGGGCTACCTGTCGCCGTACATGGTGACCGACCAGGAGCGTATGGAGGCCGTCCTCGACGACCCGTACATCCTGATCCACCAGGGCAAGATCGGCTCGATCCAGGAGCTGCTGCCGCTCCTGGAGAAGGTCATCCAGGCCGGTGGCTCCAAGCCGCTGCTGATCATCGCCGAGGACGTCGAGGGCGAGGCGCTGTCGACCCTGGTCGTCAACAAGATCCGCGGCACGTTCAACGCCGTCGCCGTGAAGGCCCCCGGCTTCGGTGACCGCCGCAAGGCCATGCTCGGCGACATCGCCACCCTCACCGGTGCGACCGTCATCGCCGAGGAGGTCGGCCTCAAGCTCGACCAGGCCGGCCTGGACGTGCTGGGCACCGCCCGCCGCGTGACCGTCTCCAAGGACGACACCACCATCGTCGACGGTGGCGGCAAGTCCGACGAGGTCGCCGGCCGGGTCAACCAGATCAAGGCCGAGATCGACGCCACGGACTCCGACTGGGACCGCGAGAAGCTCCAGGAGCGCCTGGCGAAGCTGGCCGGCGGGGTCTGCGTGATCCGCGTCGGTGCCGCCACCGAGGTGGAGCTCAAGGAGAAGAAGCACCGTCTGGAGGACGCCATCTCCGCGACCCGCGCCGCGGTCGAGGAGGGCATCGTCTCCGGTGGTGGCTCCGCTCTCGTCCACGCCGTCAAGGTCCTGGAGGGCAACCTCGACAAGACCGGCGACGAGGCCACCGGTGTCGCGGTCGTGCGCCGCGCCGCCGTCGAGCCGCTCCGCTGGATCGCGGAGAACGCGGGCCTGGAGGGCTACGTCATCACCTCCAAGGTCGCCGAGCTGGACAAGGGCCAGGGCTTCAACGCCGCGACCGGCGAGTACGGCGACCTGGTGAAGGCCGGCGTCATCGACCCGGTCAAGGTCACCCGCTCCGCCCTGGAGAACGCCGCCTCCATCGCGTCGCTGCTGCTCACGACCGAGACCCTGGTCGTCGAGAAGCCGGCCGAGGAGGAGCCGGAGGCCGGTCACAGCCACGGCCACTCCCACTAG
- a CDS encoding SDR family NAD(P)-dependent oxidoreductase, producing the protein MTTALITGATAGIGAAFARRLAADGHNLVLVARDTGRLREQATELHDRHGIEAEVLTADLSTDQGIGAVEDRIGDRLQPVDLLVNNAGFGNKGSFLDVPMADELTMLKVHCEAVLRLTSAAAAGMKERGRGGIVNVASVAAFVPRGTYGASKAWVVQFTQGAARDLAGSGVRMMALCPGFVRTEFHQRAGMGTGNIPGWMWLDADKLVATALADLARGKSLSIPDPRYKALMGLVKVAPRGLLGGVTSRTGRKYGPQ; encoded by the coding sequence ATGACGACTGCACTGATTACGGGCGCGACCGCGGGCATCGGGGCCGCCTTCGCACGGCGGCTCGCGGCCGACGGGCACAACCTCGTGCTGGTGGCCCGCGACACCGGCCGGCTGCGGGAGCAGGCCACCGAGCTGCACGACCGGCACGGCATCGAGGCCGAGGTGCTGACCGCCGACCTGTCCACGGACCAGGGGATCGGCGCGGTCGAGGACCGGATCGGCGACCGCCTCCAGCCGGTCGATCTCCTGGTCAACAACGCCGGGTTCGGCAACAAGGGCAGCTTCCTCGACGTGCCCATGGCCGACGAGCTGACGATGCTGAAGGTGCACTGCGAGGCGGTCCTGCGGCTGACCTCGGCGGCCGCGGCCGGCATGAAGGAGCGCGGCAGGGGCGGGATCGTCAACGTGGCCTCGGTCGCGGCGTTCGTGCCGCGCGGTACGTACGGGGCGTCCAAGGCGTGGGTCGTGCAGTTCACCCAGGGCGCGGCGAGGGACCTGGCGGGTTCGGGGGTGCGGATGATGGCGCTCTGCCCCGGCTTCGTACGGACGGAGTTCCACCAGCGGGCCGGGATGGGCACGGGCAACATCCCGGGCTGGATGTGGCTCGACGCCGACAAGCTGGTGGCCACGGCGCTCGCGGACCTGGCCCGCGGCAAGTCCCTGTCCATCCCCGATCCCCGCTACAAGGCGCTGATGGGGCTGGTGAAGGTGGCCCCGCGCGGGCTGCTCGGAGGCGTGACCTCCCGGACGGGCCGCAAGTACGGGCCCCAGTGA
- a CDS encoding MOSC domain-containing protein, which produces MTATTVLTVNAGRPKAASYTNAPGGMTGIDKRPVEGPVRVCDPGPEGEGGSGLAGDAVCDLRYHGGSHQAVYAFAREELDAWERELGRPLPNGSFGENLTTAGLRVSGALIGERWRIGAGPVLEVTSGRIPCRTFAGHIGEARWLKRFTRAAAPGAYFRVVTPGSVRAGDPVEIVHRPDHGVTVELQFRAVTTRRDLLPLLLPAGDALHPEALRKARAYVAELAAS; this is translated from the coding sequence ATGACCGCGACGACAGTGCTGACCGTGAACGCGGGGCGTCCCAAGGCGGCGTCCTACACCAACGCCCCGGGCGGCATGACCGGGATCGACAAGCGCCCCGTCGAGGGGCCGGTGCGGGTCTGCGACCCGGGGCCCGAGGGTGAGGGCGGCAGCGGTCTCGCCGGGGACGCGGTGTGCGACCTGCGCTACCACGGCGGCTCGCACCAGGCGGTCTACGCCTTCGCCCGCGAGGAACTCGACGCGTGGGAACGGGAGCTGGGACGCCCGCTGCCCAACGGCTCGTTCGGCGAGAACCTGACCACGGCCGGGCTGCGGGTCAGCGGCGCGCTGATCGGTGAGCGCTGGCGGATCGGTGCCGGCCCGGTCCTGGAGGTCACATCGGGCCGGATTCCGTGCCGTACGTTCGCCGGCCACATCGGCGAGGCGCGCTGGCTCAAGCGGTTCACGCGGGCGGCGGCCCCCGGGGCGTACTTCCGGGTCGTCACCCCGGGCTCCGTCCGGGCCGGGGACCCGGTCGAGATCGTGCACCGGCCGGACCACGGGGTGACGGTGGAGCTCCAGTTCCGGGCGGTGACGACCCGGCGCGACCTGCTGCCGCTGCTCCTGCCGGCCGGCGACGCGCTGCACCCCGAGGCGCTGCGGAAGGCGCGCGCCTACGTGGCGGAGCTCGCCGCTTCCTGA
- a CDS encoding LysR family transcriptional regulator, protein MIEARHLRVLRAVSTTGSFSAAARELGCTQPAVSQQMKALESSAGTTLLIRTGREMRLTQAGEALVRHASGILAGLTAAEEEVAAIAGLRAGRVRLVSFPSGSSSLVPGALAALRAEHPGTRVSLVEAEPPRSVEMLRDGDCDIALAFRYGEPGAEWDDLVVRPLLTDRLTGLVPEGHALAGREEVGIAELAGESWIAGCPRCRRQLVEVCEESGFTPRIDFATDDYPAVIGLVGAGLGVAVLPALAIESVRPMGARTVTVEPAIEREIVALTLPDLARVPAVAATLDQLSLAAAR, encoded by the coding sequence GTGATCGAAGCCCGCCACCTCCGCGTCCTGCGCGCCGTGTCCACCACCGGCTCGTTCTCCGCCGCAGCCCGTGAACTGGGCTGCACCCAGCCCGCCGTCAGCCAGCAGATGAAGGCCCTGGAGTCCTCCGCCGGGACCACGCTGCTGATCCGCACGGGCCGCGAGATGCGGCTGACACAGGCGGGCGAGGCCCTTGTGCGCCACGCGTCGGGCATCCTCGCCGGGCTCACCGCGGCCGAGGAGGAGGTCGCCGCGATCGCGGGGCTGCGGGCCGGCCGGGTCCGCCTGGTCTCGTTCCCGAGCGGCAGTTCGTCCCTGGTTCCCGGCGCCCTCGCCGCGCTGCGGGCCGAACACCCCGGCACCCGGGTCTCGCTGGTCGAGGCCGAGCCGCCCCGGTCGGTGGAGATGCTGCGCGACGGCGACTGCGACATCGCGCTCGCCTTCCGGTACGGCGAACCGGGCGCCGAGTGGGACGACCTGGTGGTGCGCCCGCTGCTCACCGACCGGCTGACCGGCCTCGTCCCCGAGGGGCACGCGCTGGCGGGCCGCGAGGAGGTGGGCATCGCCGAACTCGCGGGGGAGTCCTGGATCGCCGGGTGCCCCCGGTGCCGCAGGCAGCTCGTGGAGGTGTGCGAGGAGTCCGGCTTCACCCCCCGCATCGACTTCGCCACCGATGACTATCCGGCGGTGATCGGCCTGGTCGGCGCGGGTCTGGGCGTGGCGGTGCTGCCGGCGCTTGCGATCGAGTCGGTGCGCCCGATGGGCGCCAGGACCGTCACGGTGGAGCCGGCCATCGAGCGCGAGATCGTCGCGCTGACCCTGCCCGACCTGGCGCGGGTCCCGGCCGTGGCGGCGACCCTGGACCAGCTGTCCCTGGCGGCGGCCCGCTGA
- a CDS encoding WhiB family transcriptional regulator codes for MADFSRLPGPNADLWDWQLLAACRGVDSSLFFHPEGERGAARSARETSAKEVCMRCPVRAECAAHALAVREPYGVWGGLTEDEREELMGRARNRLISAAAPSSPPGHG; via the coding sequence ATGGCCGATTTCTCCCGCCTTCCCGGACCCAACGCCGATCTGTGGGACTGGCAGCTGCTGGCAGCCTGCCGCGGGGTCGACAGCTCGCTGTTCTTCCACCCCGAGGGGGAACGCGGGGCCGCCCGCAGCGCCCGCGAGACCTCCGCGAAGGAGGTCTGCATGCGGTGCCCGGTGCGCGCCGAGTGCGCGGCGCACGCGCTGGCGGTGCGCGAGCCCTACGGCGTGTGGGGCGGACTGACCGAGGACGAGCGCGAGGAGCTGATGGGACGCGCCCGCAACCGGCTGATCTCGGCGGCGGCCCCCTCGTCCCCGCCCGGCCACGGCTGA
- a CDS encoding response regulator transcription factor translates to MTSVLVCDDSPLAREALRRAVATVPGVERVTTAANGEEVLRRWGADRSDLILMDVRMPGLGGVETVRRLLSADPGARIIMLTVAEDLDGVALAVAAGARGYLHKDASRAELRATVTQALADPTWRLAPRRLRSAEMGAAPTLTAREIQVLEGMSHGRSNAEIGRELFLSEDTVKTHARRLFKKLGASDRAHAVALGFRWGLVR, encoded by the coding sequence ATGACATCCGTCCTCGTCTGCGACGACTCCCCGCTTGCCCGAGAAGCGCTCCGTCGCGCGGTCGCGACCGTGCCCGGCGTCGAGCGTGTGACGACGGCCGCCAACGGCGAGGAAGTCCTCCGCCGCTGGGGTGCCGACCGTTCGGATCTGATTCTCATGGACGTACGCATGCCCGGCCTCGGGGGGGTGGAGACGGTCCGACGGCTGCTTTCCGCCGACCCCGGCGCCCGGATCATCATGCTGACCGTCGCCGAGGACCTGGACGGCGTCGCGCTGGCGGTCGCCGCCGGCGCCCGCGGTTATCTGCACAAGGACGCCTCCCGGGCCGAGCTCCGGGCGACCGTCACCCAGGCCCTGGCGGACCCGACGTGGCGGCTCGCCCCACGCCGGCTGCGCTCGGCCGAGATGGGTGCGGCGCCCACGCTCACCGCGCGTGAGATCCAGGTCCTCGAAGGGATGAGCCACGGCCGCTCCAACGCGGAGATCGGTCGCGAGCTGTTCCTCTCCGAGGACACGGTGAAGACGCACGCCCGGCGGCTGTTCAAGAAGCTCGGTGCCTCGGACCGGGCGCACGCGGTGGCGCTCGGCTTCCGCTGGGGCCTGGTCCGCTGA
- a CDS encoding sigma-70 family RNA polymerase sigma factor, with the protein MRDDGTTVIGALVHRAVEGDAQATHDLLAHVHPLALRYCRSRLSRLPGDARHFVEDLAQEVCVAVLMALPRYKDTGRPFEAFVFAIAGHKVADLQRAAMRHPGSTVPSDEMPERPDDSLGPEERALLSSDAAWAKKLLANLPENQRELLVLRVAVGLTAEETGQMLGMSPGAVRVAQHRALSRLRALAEQ; encoded by the coding sequence ATGCGCGACGACGGAACGACGGTGATCGGTGCCCTGGTGCACCGGGCCGTCGAGGGCGACGCGCAGGCCACGCACGATCTGCTGGCCCACGTCCACCCACTGGCGCTGCGTTACTGCAGGTCCCGGCTGAGCCGGCTGCCCGGTGACGCCCGCCACTTCGTCGAGGACCTGGCGCAGGAGGTCTGCGTCGCGGTGCTCATGGCCCTGCCGCGCTACAAGGACACGGGCAGACCCTTCGAAGCCTTCGTCTTCGCCATCGCCGGGCACAAGGTGGCCGATCTCCAGCGCGCCGCGATGCGGCACCCGGGATCGACCGTGCCCTCCGACGAGATGCCGGAGCGGCCCGACGATTCGCTCGGCCCGGAGGAACGCGCGCTGCTCAGCAGCGACGCCGCCTGGGCCAAGAAGCTCCTCGCCAACCTCCCGGAGAACCAGCGCGAACTGCTCGTTCTGCGGGTCGCGGTCGGGCTGACCGCCGAGGAGACCGGGCAGATGCTGGGCATGTCGCCGGGTGCCGTGCGGGTCGCGCAGCACCGGGCGCTGAGCCGGCTGCGGGCCCTCGCGGAGCAGTGA
- the guaB gene encoding IMP dehydrogenase, which yields MTANVDGVPEKFATLGLTYDDVLLLPGASEVLPNAVDTSTLISRNVRVNIPLLSAAMDKVTEARMAIAMARQGGVGVLHRNLSVEDQVNQVDLVKRSESGMVTDPITVGPDATLGEADALCAKFRISGVPVTDPAGKLLGIVTNRDMAFESDRSRQVREVMTPMPLVTGRVGISGVDAMELLRRHKIEKLPLVDEAGLLKGLITVKDFKKAEQYPNAAKDAEGRLLVGAAVGASPEALDRAQALAEAGVDFLIVDTSHGHNSNALDWMAKIKSAVRVDVIGGNVATRDGAQALVDAGVDGVKVGVGPGSICTTRVVAGIGVPQVTAIYEAALAARAAGVPVIGDGGLQYSGDIGKALAAGADSVMLGSLLAGCEESPGELLFINGKQFKSYRGMGSLGAMQSRGQGRSYSKDRYFQAEVSSDDKLVPEGIEGQVPYRGPLANVLHQLVGGLRQTMGYVGAASVDEMESKGRFVRITSAGLKESHPHDIQMTVEAPNYSRK from the coding sequence ATGACTGCAAACGTCGACGGAGTGCCCGAGAAATTCGCGACGCTCGGGCTGACATACGACGACGTGCTGCTGCTGCCGGGCGCATCCGAAGTGCTGCCCAACGCGGTCGACACCTCGACGCTCATCTCGCGCAACGTACGCGTCAACATCCCGCTGCTGTCCGCCGCCATGGACAAGGTGACCGAGGCCCGCATGGCCATCGCCATGGCCCGGCAGGGCGGTGTCGGCGTACTGCACCGCAACCTCTCGGTCGAGGACCAGGTCAACCAGGTCGACCTGGTCAAGCGGTCCGAGTCCGGCATGGTCACCGACCCGATCACGGTCGGCCCGGACGCCACGCTCGGCGAGGCCGACGCGCTCTGCGCCAAGTTCCGCATCAGCGGCGTCCCGGTCACCGACCCGGCGGGCAAGCTCCTCGGCATCGTCACCAACCGCGACATGGCCTTCGAGTCGGACCGCTCGCGCCAGGTGCGCGAGGTCATGACCCCGATGCCGCTGGTCACCGGGCGGGTCGGCATCTCCGGCGTGGACGCCATGGAGCTGCTGCGCCGCCACAAGATCGAGAAGCTTCCGCTGGTGGACGAGGCGGGTCTGCTCAAGGGCCTCATCACGGTCAAGGACTTCAAGAAGGCCGAGCAGTACCCGAACGCGGCGAAGGACGCCGAGGGCCGGCTGCTCGTCGGCGCGGCCGTCGGCGCCAGCCCGGAGGCGCTGGACCGCGCCCAGGCGCTGGCCGAGGCCGGTGTCGACTTCCTGATCGTGGACACCTCGCACGGCCACAACAGCAACGCCCTCGACTGGATGGCCAAGATCAAGTCGGCCGTCCGCGTGGACGTCATCGGCGGAAACGTCGCGACCCGCGACGGCGCCCAGGCCCTCGTCGACGCCGGCGTGGACGGCGTCAAGGTGGGCGTGGGACCCGGTTCGATCTGTACCACCCGTGTGGTCGCCGGCATCGGCGTCCCGCAGGTCACCGCGATCTACGAGGCCGCGCTCGCCGCCCGCGCGGCGGGCGTCCCGGTCATCGGGGACGGCGGCCTCCAGTACTCCGGCGACATCGGCAAGGCGCTCGCCGCCGGCGCCGACAGCGTGATGCTGGGCTCGCTCCTCGCGGGCTGCGAGGAGTCGCCGGGCGAGCTGCTCTTCATCAACGGCAAGCAGTTCAAGTCGTACCGAGGCATGGGCTCGCTGGGCGCGATGCAGTCCCGTGGTCAGGGCCGCTCCTACTCCAAGGACCGCTACTTCCAGGCCGAGGTCTCCTCCGACGACAAGCTCGTCCCCGAGGGCATCGAGGGCCAGGTGCCCTACCGCGGCCCGCTGGCCAACGTCCTGCACCAGCTCGTCGGCGGCCTCCGCCAGACGATGGGGTACGTGGGCGCGGCCTCGGTGGACGAGATGGAGAGCAAGGGCCGCTTCGTGCGGATCACCTCGGCGGGCCTCAAGGAGAGCCACCCGCACGACATCCAGATGACGGTCGAAGCGCCGAACTACAGCAGGAAGTAA